AAGGTGAATCACAAAAGAAATTGAGTTTTTACAGGGAAATTACAGTCACagttgtggtttttttttaaaaaaattgtggtgtTTTCAGATTTAACTGTGTAGGACACTTCTGTTTCCATTCTTATATTTTAGAAATTAGTTCTTGGAACTCAGATGGCACTTCccactaaataaaataacttcctaATAAGCCTACTTTTGCGTCTATTCAAATTAAGGCACATTATTTATGAAGGACATGTTGCAGACACCTACTTTTGTATTTATGTCAAAAAATCAGGTTCCAGTACATAGGTTGGAAATACATTTTAACAGGTTAACAATTTCAATATATCAACAACTTGTATGAAAATACAGCTACAAATTGAACTATTTCTAATGCATGTTTCCTATATTTcaggtttgtatcatcagcaaaataaAAGTGCAAGAATACATGTTATGCATATAAATTAAAGAGTTGGGcacatttatataaaattttctAACAAGGGTTTTACATCATGTCAGGAATCAGCCTTCACGGAATTAAGAGATATTGACATCAAGTTTGCCcattagaaaatttgtttttttactaCATTATTGTAAACTCAAACATATCTTACAACcatttttagaacatattttttgaacACTAGTACTgaatttaatttgattttaattGTCATTTACAGAAGATATTTTACTTATCTGTGTGATGTGAGGAAAACATGTTATCATTTGTCATAATGAGAGACAAATGAAACCTGATTTGCATGTGTTAAAGGAAAACAGCAGACTATGGCTGGTGTTTTGATGGAATCTGCATTTACAGTAATATAACACAAATAATAGTTTCATGGAAATCCCCAAGAAATTGCATTTTGCTCAAAACATTATTGTCGACATTGAACTGAACACAGTGTTTCAGTTGCAGTAAGGAAACCTTGTTTCAGCACAGTAGAAGTGATTAATGAATACAAACAGATAACTGATTTACTGGAAGAAGTTACTTATCTCATGCGGTAGTAATTTTTTATATACTAGGTATGTCTCAAAAATTGTTATGCAGGAACTGCTATCGCAGGTGTGTGAAATGGTGAATTTTACTGGGGCTTCTGTTTCAGGCATTATTGATTGTATTAGGACACACATGGCAAGTCACAAGCAGAAAGTTACTTCTGTCACAAATATTTCGATTAAAAAGGAAAAGTCAGTATTTGTGAATTAACTACCCAATGTAGTTTCTGGCGAAAACAGTTGAGCAAGAGCCTGCACAAAACTGACattttcttaatgatctgaatatgtATCCCCtcatgtgaacaaacatttttCGTGAAAGGAATAACTAATGAAACAACCTTTTCACTTACACTTTCAGTATCAGGGAAGTAGGTGAATCTTCCTTGAGCTTTTCTGCAAAGCAATTTAAATAATAAATGTTTCAATTTTTGTGGCAGCACAAGCTTGTGTGGTGTTTAAAGCCAACAATATAGGAAGTAACAGGAATGATTTTATAAGGTTACAGGTTGTAAGAGTCTGCTTTGAGTAACTATTTCAGTCTAAAAAGTATGTAAATACCATGAGGTATAGGACTCTTTTACAGATAAGGTTTTTATAATAGATTTAATCGTACTTCAGAGTGTGAAAAGCTGACctattttcttgtttatttgttgGTGTTTTACTGTATAATGGAAAGTACTTACAAGACAAttggaaaattaaaaatgacatGGTTTTTGAATAGCAAGATTAATTATAAACTTCTGTTATTGTAGATCTACATACGTATTGTGCCTGTATGTTTCTGCTTGTTGCTACCATATGGATTTTAGGATACTAGATATTGTaaacatctgttacaaaaatttgaaTTGAGCAGTTAGCATAGTATTTAAAATCCCCCATTAATTAAAACTGCAGTTGGAGTTTTTCTTTGATGGAACTAGCTGGAAGCATTTTACTATTTCCTGGTGGTGTACTTTGATAATCTCATAGATGTGTCTATGCAGTTATTAGTAAGAGCATTCATCAAGTTTAATTTTCCACATGTATTCTTTAGAATACATTCACTTTAAAACAGTTGATTTTGTAtcagaaatattatttgttgttacCACATACAGGATCAGAGTAAGAAGTTTCTGTTGCATTCATGAAAGAGAAAATCATGATTTATAGCACATGGTAAGTTAGAAATAGATTTACCATTCTGTAAATACATAGTCATCCTACAGAGGTAAACAGCGTGTGTTAAATTTTGGAATGTCCAATTCCAGTTTAGTAATTGTATCATGGTGAGTGAAACAGGTTCGTCAGAAAATGATCTGTTTGAATGTCTTGAAATAAACCTGAGAATACCTGCTTTTCTGGACATTATTTTTGTAATTCTAGTGTTCAAAAAACAATTTTTACATGAATTATACATTATTTACTCCTCTGAACAGAAAATCAAacaattcataaaacaacacatttGTAGAAATACTACAACAAGGGGAATATATTAATCGCAAGActttttctgaaaaagagacattTAGAATGTTGTTGCATCAAGATGTAAGAAATGAAAGTTAGCTTCCATCTCTCAAACAGCTGTGAGCCATTTCAGAATAGAACATAGCTACAGAGATGTATATATTATAATGCATTCCCTGAGACACCTGCACAACACCTGATTCCTGCCAGACACAACTGCAGAGCAAGAAGTTAGTCATTTCACCACTAAGCAACAAAtagtcttaatcatcatcatccatGTCAATCAACTCACCCTGCAGTCTGCCTTTGTAGCGACAACAGAGTCTGATACAGAAGACACGCACTGCTAATCGAAACTGTGGGCTCAGAGCGATGAGGATCACTATTTTCCAGAAAGAGTTCAGAATACCTATCCACACAATTACAAAGTGTAGATATGGCACCTGATACCTGCTGTTTGTGAAGTACTCATAGAACTTGACTGTTGCATACGGTGTCCATGAAATCCAAAATGTCAGCACAAGCACGAAAGACATTATGTGACTTGGGTTAGACAAGTTTTCAGTCAGAGCAGATGCATATTCTTTATCATGTATTGGGACACCACTTCGCACCATTCTCATCATGGAAAATATGTAGTAGTATGTGTAGACAATTGTGATGAGACTGGGGCCTAGCACCAGTATGGCAACTGTTATAGAGTAGGCAGCCATATTTCCCCAGTCCAACATGCAGACAAAAGCATCACGGTCAAAATGTGGCTTATTGACTCCCAGCAGTGGAGGGCAACACAACATTGCAGCAGAGACCCATGTGAACACCATCCAACATTGACAGTGGGTACGCTTTTGCACTGTATCATACCGAAGCGGTCTTTGCACTGCCAGATACCGATCAACACTTATCCACATGAAGGTGAAGACATTAACACTCCAGAGTGTTACTTCAAGATACCCCATCAAGCGGCACACCAGATCTCCATAGATCCAGTTTTGTAGCCAGGCTGAATACACTGAGAGTGGAACCACGAATAAGCCACAGAGAAGGTCTGCTACTGCTAGAGACAGGAGATAGATGTTGATCATCTCTGATGGACctgaaacaaataaaagaaatctgTAAAATGGTGTTGATATTTGATTTAATACAATTTTTAGTAATGGTAGTATGTAATGTTCAATAGATACATTTCGTTTCATGTGTAAGTATTAACAAAATTTAGTTTCTCATGCACTTAAAATTTACATTACTGCCAATTTCAGTAACATATCACA
This genomic stretch from Schistocerca cancellata isolate TAMUIC-IGC-003103 chromosome 5, iqSchCanc2.1, whole genome shotgun sequence harbors:
- the LOC126187498 gene encoding G-protein coupled receptor 52-like, which translates into the protein MLIVGVAIVLANILIIATYLSFRGPSEMINIYLLSLAVADLLCGLFVVPLSVYSAWLQNWIYGDLVCRLMGYLEVTLWSVNVFTFMWISVDRYLAVQRPLRYDTVQKRTHCQCWMVFTWVSAAMLCCPPLLGVNKPHFDRDAFVCMLDWGNMAAYSITVAILVLGPSLITIVYTYYYIFSMMRMVRSGVPIHDKEYASALTENLSNPSHIMSFVLVLTFWISWTPYATVKFYEYFTNSRYQVPYLHFVIVWIGILNSFWKIVILIALSPQFRLAVRVFCIRLCCRYKGRLQGELIDMDDDD